The following are from one region of the Cloacibacillus sp. genome:
- a CDS encoding Synerg-CTERM sorting domain-containing protein, producing EARDGSGIRDQFTLTVKKNYLSNPKPERPTVKTDTAALSEPEYYGENEIEELAKAISMDKSLLTAKEDGSVILRQDVVGGALESVKKENPGLYYESVMPVPLIKAACGSAESGRIIAFGFTVSGDNFGKADSARDIKVMKVLPDGRGVLFKAIGEEREIEDRSCALYKDGEIYSGPVMPEDNYVLTLFIKDGGEFDLDGAENGSVIDPLVVLKAKEAPARESSSGGGCSAGFGGAALLALAALPVLPRGRRRR from the coding sequence GAGGCGAGGGACGGCAGCGGCATACGCGATCAGTTTACCCTCACGGTGAAAAAAAATTATCTTTCCAACCCGAAACCGGAACGGCCGACGGTGAAGACCGATACGGCGGCGCTCTCCGAGCCGGAATACTACGGCGAGAACGAGATAGAGGAATTGGCGAAGGCCATCAGCATGGATAAGAGCCTTCTGACGGCTAAAGAGGACGGCAGCGTAATTTTGCGTCAGGATGTGGTCGGCGGCGCGCTTGAATCCGTGAAAAAAGAGAACCCCGGCCTTTACTACGAGAGTGTGATGCCGGTGCCTCTCATTAAGGCAGCCTGCGGTTCAGCCGAGAGCGGACGGATTATCGCCTTTGGCTTTACTGTGAGCGGGGATAACTTCGGCAAGGCGGACAGCGCGCGGGATATTAAGGTGATGAAGGTGCTTCCGGACGGCAGGGGCGTGCTTTTCAAGGCCATCGGCGAAGAGCGCGAGATCGAAGACCGCAGCTGCGCCCTTTATAAGGACGGCGAAATATACAGCGGTCCGGTGATGCCGGAAGATAATTATGTCCTGACTCTCTTTATAAAAGACGGTGGGGAGTTCGACCTTGACGGCGCGGAAAACGGCTCTGTCATAGACCCGCTGGTGGTGCTGAAGGCGAAGGAGGCCCCCGCGCGTGAGAGTTCGTCTGGCGGCGGCTGCAGCGCCGGGTTTGGCGGAGCCGCGCTTCTCGCGCTCGCGGCGCTGCCGGTACTGCCGCGCGGACGGCGCCGGAGGTAA
- a CDS encoding FAD-dependent oxidoreductase produces MGDEITDAASLTPFTPEGFKERHGAEVRVESCVTAIDRKNKSVTVESHGKRYTESYDKLLIATGAEPYRAPFPGAALPGVFTLRSLGDAKAIKSWITERGVKKAVVIGGGYIGMECAENLKKRGIDTFIVEMGGKLMAPFDTDVAARVQRHIENNGVGVQIGCQVRRIDDEGGLAVQMCPERRSADMVILAAGVRPDTGLAQAAGLEMNKKGSIITDTGMRTSDPDIYAVGDAVQVTNFVTGEADFVPLAGPASRQGRVAAENILGGDSRYDGAQGSGILKIFGITAACTGVNEEKARRHNIDCGSVSLEYPSHAGYYPGAEEIFMKVVFEKGTGRILGAQLTGLNGVDKRCDVMATAIRMRADAHDLTRIELCYAPPFGTPKDIVNVAGDLIEKALGRR; encoded by the coding sequence ATCGGCGATGAAATAACGGACGCGGCCTCTCTGACCCCATTCACACCGGAGGGGTTCAAAGAAAGACACGGCGCGGAGGTACGGGTGGAGAGCTGCGTCACCGCGATAGACCGTAAAAATAAGAGCGTAACCGTCGAATCTCACGGAAAACGGTACACTGAGAGCTATGACAAGCTGCTGATCGCCACCGGCGCGGAACCCTACCGCGCGCCGTTCCCGGGGGCGGCGCTGCCGGGAGTATTCACCCTCAGAAGCCTCGGCGACGCAAAGGCGATCAAGAGCTGGATAACCGAGCGCGGCGTAAAAAAGGCCGTCGTCATCGGCGGAGGCTATATCGGCATGGAGTGCGCCGAGAACCTCAAAAAGAGGGGTATCGACACCTTCATAGTCGAGATGGGCGGCAAGCTGATGGCCCCCTTCGACACGGATGTGGCGGCGCGCGTCCAGCGCCATATCGAAAACAACGGCGTCGGCGTACAGATAGGCTGCCAGGTGAGGCGCATCGACGACGAGGGAGGTCTCGCGGTGCAGATGTGTCCCGAGAGAAGGAGCGCCGACATGGTGATCCTCGCCGCGGGCGTGCGCCCTGACACCGGCCTCGCGCAGGCGGCGGGGCTGGAGATGAACAAAAAAGGCTCGATAATCACCGACACGGGTATGCGCACCTCCGATCCCGACATCTACGCCGTCGGCGACGCCGTACAGGTGACAAACTTCGTCACCGGCGAAGCTGACTTTGTCCCGCTCGCCGGCCCCGCCAGCAGGCAAGGGCGCGTCGCGGCGGAAAATATCCTCGGCGGCGACAGCCGTTACGACGGCGCGCAGGGCAGCGGCATCCTGAAGATATTCGGCATAACGGCGGCCTGCACCGGCGTCAATGAGGAGAAGGCGCGCCGCCACAACATAGACTGCGGCAGCGTAAGCCTCGAATACCCCTCGCACGCCGGTTATTACCCCGGAGCCGAGGAGATATTCATGAAGGTGGTCTTTGAGAAAGGCACGGGAAGGATACTGGGCGCTCAGCTCACCGGACTGAACGGCGTGGACAAACGCTGCGACGTGATGGCAACCGCCATCCGTATGCGCGCCGACGCGCACGACCTGACGCGCATCGAACTCTGCTACGCCCCGCCCTTCGGCACGCCGAAGGATATCGTAAACGTTGCGGGAGACCTGATCGAGAAAGCGCTCGGCAGGAGATAA
- a CDS encoding FAD-dependent pyridine nucleotide-disulfide oxidoreductase translates to MKIVIIGGVAGGATAAARIGSLSKEARVVMFEKGPFISLGT, encoded by the coding sequence ATGAAAATTGTGATCATCGGAGGCGTGGCCGGAGGAGCCACAGCCGCCGCGCGTATCGGTTCACTGTCAAAGGAAGCCCGGGTGGTGATGTTTGAGAAGGGACCCTTCATTTCATTGGGAACCTGA
- the pflB gene encoding formate C-acetyltransferase, whose protein sequence is MREEWQGFREGRWLEAVDVRDFIQTNYRPYEEGAEFLCGPTERTEALMKKLEHLFDLERQFGGVLDIDTQTVTSLTNYRAGYLDKEREIIVGLQTDRPLRRGVNPFGGIAMTRKACEAYGYSLSDKVEREFQYRTTHNDGVFRVYSDEIKTARHCGIITGLPDSYGRGRIIGDYRRVALYGVDRLIEEKKRDKARIAAADVMLQDNIRLLEELYQQINFLGKLKEMASLYGFDISRPAANAREAVQWLYFAYLGAIKEQNGAAMSIGRVSTFLDIYFERDLARGRLDERGAQEIMDDFVMKLRMARHLRTPEYNELFAGDPMWITEALGGVGEDGRTLVTKNTYRMLNTLYNLGPSAEPNLTVLWSEALPVAFKRFAAKVSCDTDAIQYENDDLMRPVYGDDYAIACCVSAMRVGKEMQFFGARANLVKLMLMSLNGGRDEKSGEQVGPAHAPYEGEILEYDKVLALMDLYRPWLAGTYVSAMNMIHYMHDKYAYEKTQMALHDTEVRRYMAFGAAGLSVLADSLSAIKYAKVRAVRGEDGLVTDFITEGDYPAFGNDDDRVDAIAREQIELFFNELKKNPAYRGAEHTLSILTITSNVVYGKKTGSTPDGRRGGEPFAPGANPMHNREKNGALASLNSVAKLSYAACHDGISNTFSIIPEALGHSQDERLGNMVSVLDGYFAQGAHHLNVNVLNRETLCEAMEYPEKYPNLTIRVSGYAVNFHKLSRAQQREVVSRTFHGVM, encoded by the coding sequence ATGAGAGAGGAATGGCAGGGTTTTCGCGAGGGGAGATGGCTTGAGGCCGTTGATGTGAGGGATTTTATCCAAACAAATTACCGGCCTTATGAGGAGGGCGCGGAGTTTCTCTGCGGACCGACGGAGCGCACGGAAGCCCTCATGAAAAAACTTGAACATCTTTTTGACCTTGAACGGCAGTTTGGCGGCGTGCTGGATATCGATACGCAGACGGTGACCTCGCTGACAAATTACCGCGCCGGGTATCTGGACAAGGAGCGGGAGATCATCGTTGGCCTGCAGACAGACAGGCCGCTGCGCCGTGGCGTCAACCCCTTCGGCGGCATCGCGATGACGCGCAAGGCCTGCGAAGCTTACGGTTATTCGCTGTCTGATAAGGTGGAGAGGGAGTTTCAATACCGCACGACGCATAACGACGGCGTCTTCCGCGTCTATTCCGATGAGATCAAGACGGCGCGACACTGCGGCATTATTACGGGGCTGCCCGATTCTTACGGGCGCGGGCGCATCATCGGCGATTACCGCCGCGTCGCGCTTTACGGCGTGGACCGCCTTATAGAAGAAAAGAAAAGGGACAAGGCGCGCATCGCGGCTGCGGACGTGATGCTGCAGGATAACATACGGCTGCTTGAGGAGCTTTATCAGCAGATAAATTTCCTCGGCAAGCTCAAGGAGATGGCCTCCCTCTACGGCTTCGACATCTCCCGACCGGCGGCGAACGCCCGCGAGGCCGTGCAGTGGCTCTATTTTGCCTATCTCGGCGCGATCAAGGAGCAGAACGGCGCGGCGATGTCCATCGGGCGCGTTTCGACCTTCCTCGATATTTATTTCGAGCGCGACCTGGCGCGGGGACGGCTTGACGAGCGCGGCGCGCAGGAGATCATGGATGATTTTGTGATGAAGCTGCGCATGGCACGTCATCTGCGCACGCCGGAGTATAACGAGCTCTTCGCGGGCGATCCGATGTGGATAACGGAGGCCCTTGGCGGCGTGGGAGAGGACGGACGTACGCTGGTGACGAAGAATACCTACCGTATGCTAAACACCCTCTATAATCTGGGGCCGTCCGCCGAGCCGAATCTCACGGTGCTGTGGTCGGAGGCGCTGCCGGTGGCCTTTAAGCGTTTCGCGGCGAAGGTCTCCTGCGATACCGACGCGATACAGTACGAGAACGACGACCTCATGAGGCCGGTCTACGGTGACGATTACGCGATTGCCTGCTGTGTCTCGGCGATGCGGGTGGGTAAGGAGATGCAGTTCTTCGGAGCGCGCGCCAATCTCGTGAAGCTGATGCTGATGAGCCTCAACGGCGGGCGCGACGAGAAGAGCGGCGAGCAGGTTGGCCCCGCACACGCGCCGTATGAGGGCGAGATCCTTGAATATGACAAGGTGCTGGCGCTGATGGATCTTTACCGCCCGTGGCTTGCCGGGACCTATGTCTCTGCGATGAATATGATCCACTATATGCACGACAAATATGCCTACGAAAAGACGCAGATGGCGCTGCACGATACAGAGGTGCGCCGCTATATGGCCTTCGGCGCGGCAGGGCTCTCCGTGCTCGCCGATTCGCTGTCAGCGATAAAGTACGCGAAGGTGCGTGCGGTACGCGGCGAAGACGGGCTTGTCACCGATTTTATCACCGAGGGCGATTATCCGGCCTTTGGCAACGACGACGACCGGGTCGACGCCATCGCGCGCGAACAGATAGAGCTATTTTTCAACGAGCTGAAAAAGAACCCCGCCTACCGCGGGGCGGAGCACACACTGTCGATTCTCACGATAACCTCAAATGTAGTCTACGGGAAAAAGACCGGCTCGACGCCTGACGGGCGCAGGGGCGGCGAGCCGTTCGCGCCGGGTGCGAACCCGATGCACAACCGCGAGAAGAACGGGGCGCTGGCCTCGCTTAACTCCGTCGCCAAGCTGTCTTACGCGGCCTGCCATGACGGCATCTCCAACACCTTCTCGATTATCCCCGAGGCGTTGGGCCATTCTCAGGATGAACGGCTCGGCAACATGGTATCGGTGCTTGACGGTTATTTTGCGCAGGGAGCGCACCACCTCAACGTCAACGTGCTGAACCGCGAAACGCTCTGCGAGGCGATGGAATACCCGGAGAAATATCCGAACCTCACGATCCGCGTCTCTGGCTATGCCGTGAACTTCCATAAACTCTCGCGCGCGCAGCAGCGCGAGGTGGTTTCGCGCACCTTCCACGGCGTCATGTAG
- the pflA gene encoding pyruvate formate-lyase-activating protein, which produces MKGRICGFQSMGAVDGPGLRCVVFAQGCPLRCAYCHNPESWAADGGYVVSVDELAAKIERLRPYIMKNGGVTLSGGEPLMQPDFAAALFRELKARGCHTALDTSGACGTRGAAEVLRCTDLVICDIKFTTEEGYARYCGGSLAPVMEFLALTAEMKKPLWLRQVIVPGINDGAAEAARLGELARGFANLERLELLPFRKICAAKYEKLGIAFPLKDYPECPAEWITELQRAAGIWRP; this is translated from the coding sequence ATGAAGGGGCGCATCTGCGGTTTTCAGAGCATGGGAGCGGTCGACGGTCCCGGCCTGCGCTGCGTGGTATTCGCGCAGGGATGCCCACTGCGCTGCGCTTACTGCCATAATCCGGAGAGCTGGGCGGCGGACGGCGGTTATGTGGTCTCCGTGGATGAGCTGGCCGCGAAGATCGAACGGCTGCGCCCCTACATTATGAAAAATGGCGGTGTCACGCTCTCCGGCGGCGAGCCTCTTATGCAGCCTGATTTTGCGGCGGCGCTGTTCCGTGAGCTGAAGGCGCGCGGCTGTCACACGGCGCTTGACACCTCGGGAGCCTGCGGAACGCGCGGCGCGGCGGAGGTGCTGCGCTGTACCGACCTTGTAATCTGCGACATAAAATTCACGACGGAGGAGGGCTACGCCAGATACTGCGGCGGCTCGCTCGCGCCGGTGATGGAGTTCCTCGCGCTGACGGCGGAGATGAAAAAACCGCTGTGGCTGCGGCAGGTGATCGTGCCGGGGATAAACGACGGGGCGGCGGAGGCGGCGCGTCTCGGCGAACTGGCGCGCGGCTTCGCCAATCTGGAGCGCCTCGAACTGCTGCCCTTCAGAAAAATATGCGCCGCGAAGTACGAAAAACTTGGCATCGCCTTTCCGTTGAAGGATTATCCCGAATGTCCGGCGGAGTGGATCACGGAGCTGCAGAGGGCAGCCGGTATCTGGCGGCCATAA
- the smpB gene encoding SsrA-binding protein SmpB, whose protein sequence is MPLEVRIVPEDKTVAQNRKARHEYFIIDSFETGIVLSGTEIKSIREGRANLKDGFASVEGGELWLHNVHISPYEKGTIYNKDPLRPRKLLVHKTEIRRLLEKTREKGFTLVPLKIYLKEGKRAKVELAVAKGKQLHDKRDSAAERDAAREIERAVRRKGRGEDY, encoded by the coding sequence ATGCCTCTCGAGGTGAGAATAGTGCCGGAAGACAAGACAGTTGCCCAGAATCGAAAGGCAAGGCATGAGTATTTCATCATAGACTCCTTTGAGACTGGCATCGTTTTGTCGGGGACTGAAATAAAGTCCATCCGCGAGGGCAGGGCCAATCTTAAGGATGGTTTTGCCTCCGTAGAGGGCGGAGAGCTGTGGCTCCACAACGTCCATATCTCCCCCTATGAGAAAGGTACTATCTACAACAAAGACCCGCTGCGTCCGCGCAAGCTGCTCGTCCACAAGACGGAGATACGCAGGCTGCTCGAAAAGACGCGCGAAAAAGGCTTCACCCTCGTCCCCCTCAAAATATACTTAAAAGAGGGGAAACGGGCCAAAGTTGAGCTTGCCGTGGCAAAGGGCAAGCAGCTCCATGACAAACGCGACAGCGCCGCCGAACGCGACGCCGCGCGTGAAATAGAGAGAGCAGTCCGCCGCAAAGGCCGCGGCGAAGACTATTAA
- a CDS encoding Ada metal-binding domain-containing protein, with product MKRLTTAIVILAILMTAVICAAGEKYVASRHNKPFHTLSCRWAKKIAPENAVYYSTRDEAINDGHRPCKVCRP from the coding sequence ATGAAAAGGCTGACCACAGCCATCGTCATACTGGCGATACTTATGACAGCAGTTATATGCGCCGCCGGAGAAAAGTATGTCGCCTCGCGTCATAATAAGCCCTTTCATACGCTTAGCTGCCGCTGGGCAAAGAAGATAGCCCCGGAAAACGCCGTCTATTACAGCACAAGAGACGAGGCGATAAACGACGGTCACCGGCCCTGCAAGGTATGCAGGCCGTAG
- the guaA gene encoding glutamine-hydrolyzing GMP synthase has translation MKRENKILIIDCGSQYTQLIARRVRELGVYSEILFWDSPIEKLRESNPTGIIISGGPRSVLDDDAPAVPMEILNAGVPVLGICYGMQLLAHQFGGAVERGSSAEYGRAAVEVDEGRLFTRCGGDKKLTVWMSHWDEVKRLPDGFKVTARSESGAMAGFESPDGRVTALQFHPEVAHTPKGQDILSAFLFDICGCTADWTLGNEWIDHEIEKIRAKVGGGKVICGLSGGVDSTVSAVITQRAVGSQLHCIFVDHGMLRKDEGRQVMETYRSLNLNVHFVDASERFLTALAGVTEPERKRKIIGELFIRVFEEEACRLGGSDWLLQGTIYPDVVESGHGGGGVIKSHHNVGGLPDDMKMGLLEPLRDLFKDEVRRVGKVLGITPHFLGRHPFPGPGLAVRCLGELKKERLDILREADAIFIEEIRKAGLYDSIWQAFCALLPVRSVGVVGDVRTYGETIALRTVSSLDAMTAEWVHLPYELLDTVSRRICNEVPQVNRVVLDVTSKPPATIEWE, from the coding sequence ATGAAAAGAGAGAATAAGATACTTATTATTGACTGCGGTTCACAATATACACAGCTGATAGCCAGACGCGTACGCGAGCTGGGTGTTTACAGCGAGATACTTTTCTGGGATTCACCGATAGAGAAGCTCAGAGAATCAAATCCGACAGGAATTATAATTTCCGGCGGCCCGCGCAGCGTACTTGACGACGACGCGCCCGCCGTCCCGATGGAAATCCTTAACGCCGGCGTCCCCGTGCTGGGGATATGTTACGGCATGCAGCTGCTGGCGCATCAGTTCGGCGGCGCAGTCGAGCGCGGCAGCTCCGCGGAATATGGGCGCGCGGCGGTAGAAGTTGACGAGGGACGCCTCTTTACACGCTGCGGCGGTGATAAGAAACTGACGGTCTGGATGAGCCATTGGGATGAGGTAAAGAGACTTCCCGATGGCTTCAAGGTCACGGCGCGCAGTGAAAGCGGCGCGATGGCGGGCTTTGAATCGCCTGACGGCCGCGTGACGGCATTGCAGTTCCATCCGGAGGTGGCGCATACGCCTAAGGGACAGGATATCCTCTCCGCGTTTCTCTTCGATATCTGCGGCTGCACTGCAGACTGGACGCTTGGCAATGAATGGATAGACCATGAAATAGAAAAAATACGCGCGAAGGTCGGCGGCGGAAAGGTCATCTGTGGCCTCTCCGGCGGCGTCGACTCTACCGTCTCGGCGGTGATCACGCAGCGCGCCGTCGGCAGCCAGCTCCACTGTATCTTTGTCGACCATGGGATGCTCCGTAAGGATGAGGGACGGCAGGTCATGGAGACATACCGCTCGCTGAACCTCAATGTGCATTTCGTAGACGCCAGCGAGCGCTTCCTGACCGCCCTCGCCGGTGTGACGGAGCCGGAACGCAAGCGCAAGATCATCGGCGAACTCTTCATCCGCGTATTTGAGGAAGAGGCGTGCCGCCTCGGCGGCTCCGACTGGCTGCTGCAGGGAACGATCTATCCCGACGTCGTAGAGAGCGGGCACGGCGGCGGCGGCGTCATCAAGAGCCACCACAATGTCGGCGGCCTGCCCGACGATATGAAGATGGGACTGCTTGAGCCGCTGCGCGACCTCTTTAAGGACGAAGTGCGCCGCGTCGGCAAGGTGCTCGGCATCACGCCGCATTTCCTTGGACGCCATCCCTTCCCCGGACCGGGACTGGCCGTGCGCTGTCTTGGCGAGCTTAAAAAAGAGCGTCTCGACATTCTGCGTGAAGCGGACGCGATATTTATTGAAGAGATCCGCAAAGCGGGGCTCTACGATTCCATCTGGCAGGCCTTCTGTGCTCTGCTGCCGGTGCGCAGCGTCGGCGTGGTCGGCGACGTGCGCACATACGGCGAAACGATCGCGCTGCGCACCGTCTCTTCGCTGGACGCGATGACGGCGGAGTGGGTGCATCTGCCCTATGAACTGCTAGACACAGTCTCGCGCCGCATCTGCAACGAAGTCCCGCAGGTCAACCGCGTGGTGCTTGACGTAACCTCCAAGCCGCCGGCAACTATTGAGTGGGAGTAA
- a CDS encoding helix-turn-helix domain-containing protein, translating into MSKRNTEKRIKAVEMHKQGFSRRHIAETLGVSPDSVKTWIAMYKNGQEDLLEENTKVRLYSQELKLKAVSAHLHDGRTLHDVTASFAISDPSVLKRWCREYRAAGIVSSSVRGRPRKHLDNPEEIIKELEMQVAVLKKALELQRRG; encoded by the coding sequence ATGTCAAAGAGGAATACAGAAAAACGTATTAAAGCCGTCGAAATGCATAAACAGGGCTTCTCAAGAAGGCATATCGCAGAAACCTTAGGAGTAAGTCCTGATTCCGTAAAGACGTGGATAGCCATGTACAAGAACGGTCAAGAGGATCTGCTTGAAGAGAATACCAAGGTTCGCTTATACAGCCAGGAACTCAAATTAAAGGCTGTCTCCGCCCACCTTCATGACGGAAGGACTCTGCATGACGTCACCGCCTCATTCGCGATATCAGACCCGTCCGTCCTCAAACGATGGTGCAGGGAGTACCGCGCGGCAGGCATAGTATCGTCTTCCGTACGCGGTCGCCCGCGCAAACATCTTGATAATCCGGAAGAAATAATAAAAGAACTGGAGATGCAGGTTGCTGTATTAAAAAAAGCTTTGGAGTTGCAAAGGAGGGGATAG
- a CDS encoding IS3 family transposase: MKRETKYIIISELSNLYMITALCRFLSVPCSSYYNWRQGLERKDRDAALIETIRKGQKISRGTYGYRRMTIWLNDTLGITVNSKRVRRVMKKAGLQSKIRRGKKFKVMDGTTYKYDNILNRDFHAERPNEKFVTDITYIKTDSGMVFLSMIKDLFDNSISGYSISRNNDLKLVSDNIINVFERIETQNGSAVMLHSDQGFQYTSRLYARLIEKYNIKASMSRKGNCFDNAGAENFFSHLKAELIKRVRLRDYREAKKAIDEYIWYYNNERIQIKLKMAPMKYLSRFWCSKE, translated from the coding sequence ATAAAAAGAGAGACTAAATATATAATCATCTCCGAGCTTTCGAACCTCTACATGATAACCGCGCTGTGCAGATTTTTATCAGTGCCGTGCTCGTCTTATTACAACTGGCGTCAGGGGCTGGAACGGAAAGACAGGGATGCGGCCCTCATAGAAACAATAAGAAAGGGGCAAAAAATCAGCAGAGGAACATACGGATACCGCAGGATGACGATATGGCTCAACGACACGCTGGGCATAACAGTCAACAGCAAACGTGTAAGGCGTGTGATGAAAAAGGCGGGGCTTCAGTCCAAGATACGAAGAGGGAAGAAATTTAAGGTAATGGACGGTACAACGTACAAGTACGACAACATCCTGAACCGGGATTTTCATGCGGAGAGGCCTAACGAAAAATTTGTCACCGATATAACGTATATAAAGACAGACAGCGGCATGGTATTCCTGTCTATGATAAAAGACCTCTTTGACAATTCGATAAGCGGTTACAGCATAAGCAGGAACAACGATCTAAAACTTGTTTCAGACAATATCATAAACGTGTTTGAGCGCATAGAGACGCAAAACGGCAGCGCCGTTATGCTGCACAGCGACCAGGGATTTCAATACACAAGCCGGTTGTATGCGCGACTGATAGAGAAATACAACATCAAAGCGTCGATGTCCAGAAAAGGCAACTGTTTCGACAATGCCGGAGCGGAAAACTTTTTCAGCCATCTGAAAGCGGAACTCATAAAACGTGTAAGGCTGAGGGATTATAGAGAGGCGAAAAAAGCCATAGATGAATATATATGGTATTACAATAACGAGAGGATACAGATAAAATTAAAAATGGCTCCGATGAAATACCTAAGCCGTTTCTGGTGCTCTAAAGAATAG
- a CDS encoding type I restriction-modification system subunit M, which yields MWGMTSRADIERVLWSACDSFRGKIDSSRYKDYILSMLFVKYLSDVSKEKRQEYMRQYDNDERRVDRAMSRERFTMDAESTFDFLYENRTATDIGQKINVALSHIEDHNSSKLRGVFRAIDFNSQVDFGEDVRAKNATLRNLLDDFNGIDLRPSQLGSADIIGDAYEYMIANFASDAGKKGGEFFTPSQVSELVARLVNPQENDRIYDPTCGSGGLLLKAYKKVPNGKVAVYGQELNAQTWALCTMNMFLHNVDDAKIWQGDTLSNPQNIENDEWMTFQVVVANPPFSLDKWDGGFLSNAGLDAKGKKQEKMTATLDPWRRFDWGVPPASKGDYAFVLHMLKSLDANNGRMAIVLPHGVLFRGASEGKIRKQIVELNLLDAVIGLPANLFYGTGIPACILVFRKNRARRDVLFIDASGDGNYEKGKNQNILRDSDLEKIVEVYNARENTDKYSYVASYDEIKDNDFNLNIPRYVDTFEEEELVDIDEVKTNITNIEAELVDVQAQMQKYLDELGL from the coding sequence ATGTGGGGTATGACTTCTAGAGCCGATATCGAACGTGTTTTATGGAGTGCTTGTGATAGTTTCCGTGGGAAAATTGATAGTTCAAGATACAAGGATTATATTCTGTCTATGTTGTTTGTAAAATATCTTAGCGACGTTTCAAAAGAAAAACGCCAAGAATATATGAGGCAGTATGATAATGATGAACGCCGTGTTGATCGCGCTATGAGTCGCGAACGGTTTACCATGGATGCCGAATCCACTTTTGATTTTCTCTATGAGAATCGCACTGCTACAGATATTGGGCAAAAAATTAACGTCGCCTTGTCTCACATAGAGGATCATAATAGCAGCAAACTACGGGGTGTATTTCGTGCGATAGATTTCAACTCTCAGGTTGATTTTGGTGAAGATGTACGTGCTAAAAATGCTACATTGCGGAACCTGCTGGACGACTTTAATGGAATTGATCTTCGGCCAAGTCAGTTGGGATCTGCCGATATTATTGGTGACGCATATGAATATATGATTGCAAACTTTGCCTCAGACGCAGGGAAAAAAGGTGGCGAGTTTTTTACTCCCAGTCAGGTTTCAGAGCTGGTTGCTCGCCTTGTCAACCCACAGGAGAACGACCGCATTTATGATCCCACTTGTGGAAGCGGTGGTTTGTTGTTAAAAGCATATAAAAAAGTGCCCAATGGAAAAGTTGCTGTTTACGGGCAAGAGTTAAATGCGCAGACGTGGGCGCTCTGCACGATGAATATGTTTTTGCATAACGTTGATGACGCAAAAATATGGCAGGGTGATACACTCTCAAATCCTCAGAATATCGAAAATGATGAGTGGATGACATTTCAAGTGGTTGTGGCTAATCCTCCATTTAGTTTGGATAAATGGGATGGTGGATTTCTATCCAACGCAGGACTAGATGCCAAGGGCAAGAAACAAGAGAAGATGACTGCTACTCTTGACCCGTGGAGGCGTTTTGACTGGGGAGTGCCGCCGGCATCAAAGGGCGACTATGCTTTTGTTTTGCACATGCTTAAAAGCCTTGACGCCAATAATGGGCGCATGGCAATTGTGCTACCACATGGAGTATTATTTCGTGGTGCCAGTGAAGGTAAAATCCGGAAGCAGATCGTTGAGCTGAATTTGCTTGATGCCGTCATTGGATTACCTGCCAATCTGTTTTATGGGACAGGTATCCCTGCTTGTATTCTCGTTTTTAGAAAAAACCGCGCTCGCCGAGACGTTCTATTCATCGATGCTTCCGGCGATGGGAACTATGAAAAAGGCAAAAACCAGAATATTTTGCGCGATAGCGATCTCGAGAAGATTGTTGAAGTTTACAATGCTCGTGAAAACACAGATAAATACAGCTATGTTGCAAGCTATGATGAGATTAAGGATAATGACTTCAACTTAAATATCCCAAGGTATGTAGATACATTCGAGGAAGAAGAATTGGTGGATATTGATGAGGTGAAGACGAATATCACCAATATAGAAGCCGAGCTTGTAGATGTGCAGGCACAGATGCAGAAGTATTTAGACGAGCTGGGGCTTTAA